One segment of Neodiprion fabricii isolate iyNeoFabr1 chromosome 1, iyNeoFabr1.1, whole genome shotgun sequence DNA contains the following:
- the LOC124175916 gene encoding glucose dehydrogenase [FAD, quinone]-like yields MYINFQLILLLSVTMTHHLTLAQTCNERQLPGPTLVDMCGESGTLMSFLDSAIRKNEKISGICERVTPIETPDPEYDYIVAGGGAAGSVVAARLSEISHWKILLLEAGDDEPASAQIPGAAVIIAGSNLSWGYTITNERYACLSENGSCEYAAAKVLGGCTVHNGMVYLRGNPTDYNNWAAMGNEGWTWDEVKPFFLKAEDNGEIDRVGRFWHATGGPLSVERFPYEPPFANAMLKAAEEAGFRISQDLNGDVVSGFAMAQTTSKNGVRRSSAASYLRPSRNRENLHVSLNSTVTRVIIEDGKAVGVEYFKNGEFKTVRTSREVILSAGNVKSPHILLLSGIGPKKHLESMGIPVVKNLPGVGRNYQDHLYFTLNFTINQLDTYINNWAATAEYLDFQTGPLSGHGITGIVAQLASSKTTPDYPDMQIYSVGFDAACAPGEIGALSSTGKRTFDLFAVLLHPKSRGQISLASNDPFEQPLIWGNFLSEPSDIDILLEAIYSAIKLTDTDTMRAYNMTLTAIANDACGNYTFSTTDYWKCRVHHDTIGAPHGSGSCKMGPKHDTMAVVDHKLRVRGIKGLRVADTSIMPKIVSANTGSPAMMIGERAADFIKTDSDRLLY; encoded by the exons AtgtatatcaattttcaacttaTCTTATTGTTGTCTGTAACGATGACTCATCACCTAACTTTGGCACAAACATGTAACGAGAGGCAGCTACCAGGTCCCACTCTCGTAGACATGTGCGGTGAATCCGGCACGTTGATGTCTTTTCTGGACTCAGCCATacgaaagaacgaaaaaatatcGGGAATATGCGAACGCGTGACGCCCATCGAGACACCAGATCCCGAGTATGACTACATCGTAGCCGGCG GTGGTGCGGCAGGTTCCGTGGTGGCCGCGAGACTGAGCGAGATTTCGCACTGGAAAATATTGCTTCTCGAAGCTGGTGATGACGAACCTGCATCCGCACAAATTCCGGGTGCGGCCGTAATCATAGCTG GTTCCAATTTGAGCTGGGGATACACAATCACGAACGAAAGGTACGCCTGCCTCTCAGAAAACGGTTCTTGTGAGTACGCCGCGGCGAAAGTTCTCGGTGGATGTACGGTGCACAACGGGATGGTATATTTGAGGGGCAATCCAACGGATTACAACAATTGGGCCGCGATGGGTAATGAGGGCTGGACATGGGATGAAGTGAAACCTTTCTTTCTCAAGGCGGAGGATAACGGTGAAATTGATAGAGTTGGAAGATTCTGGCACGCCACGGGGGGTCCACTATCCGTTGAGAGATTTCCCTATGAACCTCCTTTTGCCAATGCTATGCTTAAAGCAGCGGAAGAGGCAGGATTCCGCATTAGTCAAGATCTCAACGGAGACGTGGTGAGTGGTTTTGCAATGGCACAAACCACTAGTAAGAATGGAGTCAGACGTAGCAGCGCCGCATCGTATCTACGGCCCAGCAGGAACCGTGAGAATCTACACGTTTCCCTGAACTCGACTGTCACAAGAGTAATAATCGAGGACGGGAAGGCAGTCGGCGTCGAGTACTTTAAG AATGGTGAATTCAAGACGGTTCGTACATCGCGAGAAGTGATTCTCAGCGCTGGAAATGTCAAATCACCTCACATTCTACTTCTCTCTGGCATTGGGCCCAAGAAACACCTCGAGTCTATGGGCATCCCAGTCGTCAAGAATTTGCCTGGTGTTGGCAGGAATTACCAAGACCACCTGTACTTCACGCTCAACTTTACCATAAATCAACTTGACACCTACATAAACAATTGGGCAGCTACTGCCGAATACCTCGACTTTCAGACTGGCCCATTGTCCGGTCATGGGATAACCGGGATAGTCGCTCAGCTAGCTTCCAGCAAAACAACCCCCGACTATCCCGACATGCAAATATATAGCGTGGGTTTTGACGCCGCCTGTGCGCCTGGTGAAATTGGTGCTCTTAGCAGCACGGGGAAACGCACTTTCGACTTGTTCGCTGTGTTACTGCATCCAAAAAGCAGAG GACAAATCAGTCTGGCTTCGAACGATCCTTTTGAACAACCCTTGATCTGGGGTAACTTCCTGAGTGAACCCAGCGATATTGATATTCTTCTGGAAGCCATATATAGTGCTATCAAGTTGACCGATACGGACACAATGAGAGCCTACAATATGACGTTAACAGCAATAGCCAACGATGCCTGCGGAAATTACACTTTTTCTACCACCGATTACTGGAAGTGTAGGGTACACCACGATACTATTGGCGCACCTCATGGAAGCGGATCCTGCAAGATGGGCCCCAAGCATGACACAATGGCAGTTGTCGATCATAAGCTTCGAGTTCGAGGCATCAAAGGTCTGCGCGTTGCGGATACTTCCATCATGCCTAAG aTCGTTTCTGCGAATACTGGTTCACCGGCAATGATGATCGGAGAACGAGCTGCAGACTTCATCAAGACGGACTCCGATCGGTTATTATATTGA